TCAATGTGTTCTACTCGAACTTCTACAACGCCCAGAGCCATGTGGTGCTGCCCTATTCGCAGTACCTGCACCGCTTCCCGGCCTACCTGCAGCAGCTGACGATGGAGTCGAACGGCAAGTCGACCCGGTGGGACACCAGCCCGGTGACCACCGAGACCGGCGAGATCTTCTGGGGCGAGCCCGGCACCAACGGGCAGCACGCGTTCTACCAGCTGCTGCACCAGGGCACCCGCGTGATCCCTGCCGACTTCATCGGCTTCGCGCGTCCGGCCCACGCGCTCACCGAGGCCGGTGCCGACGTGCACGACCTGTTCATGTCGAACTTCTTCGCGCAGACCCAGGCGCTGGCCTTCGGCAAGACCGCCGACGAGGTGCGCGCCGAGGGCACCCCCGAGCCGCTGGTGCCCGCCCGCGTGTTCAGCGGAAACCGGCCCACCACCTCGATCCTGGCCCCCGAGCTGTCGCCCAGGATCCTCGGTGAGCTGATCGCGCTGTATGAGCACATCACCTTCACCGAGGGTGCCGTGTGGGGCATCGACTCGTTCGACCAGTGGGGTGTCGAGCTCGGCAAGACCCTGGCCAAGAACATCGCCCCGCTGCTCACCGCCGGCGACGAGGCCCTGATGAGCCAGGACTCGTCGACGATGAGCCTCATCCGGGCCTACAAGGCGATGCGCGCCGGCAATCGCTGAGCGATGAGGCGCTTGCGCGCCGGGGTGCGCCCGGAGCTGCCTGCCGCGGGACGGCACCGTCAGGCCGCGGCCGGACGGCACCCGCGCAGCGCGCCCGCGGCGCGCCCGCCGGCCCCGTTCGCACGGCCCGCGCGCTGTGCAGGGGCCGCAGCGCTGGCCGTGGTGACGGTGCTCACGGCGATCACCGCAGGCTGCAATGTGGTGGTGCACGCGGTGGCCGCCGGCCGCCGACGCGCGCCCGGGCAGTTGCACGCAGGCGTCACGCCCGGAACCGCCATGGTGCTGGGCGCCGGAGTGCGTGGACAGCGACCAACTCCCTATCTGGCGGCCCGACTCGACCTGGCGGTGCGCCTGTGGCGCGAGGGCGCGATCAGCCGCATCCTGGTCTCCGGGTGGGCGGAGGCCCCCGACGATGCCGCGGGCCTCCGCTACGACGAACCGGCCGTGATGGCCGACTACCTCGTCGCCCACGGCGTGGCGCGCGGTGCTGTGCTGCGCGATCCGGCCGGGCTCGACACCTGGACCAGCGCCGTGCGCGCCCGCCAGCTGCACGGACTGGACGCGATGGTGGTGGTGACGCAGGCCTACCACCTACCGCGCGCCCTGGCAGCGGCACGGATGGCCGGCATCGATGCGTTCGGCGTCGCCGACACCACCCGCGATCACAATGCCAAGTGGTGGCGTTACCGCCTGCGCGAGGTGCCCGCCTGCGTCAAGCTCGTGGGGGAGTGGGCGCTGTCGCGGACAGGGCTCCGTGCTGCGGCGCGCGCCCGGAGGGGAGACCAATGATGACATCGGGAATCGACGAGGTGCTCGCCCGCGGACTGCGCGCCGGATGCTATCCCGGCGCCATCGCCCAGGTGTCGCACGCCGGCACGGTGCGTCGCGCCGGGGTCGGAAGCATCGCCAGCCATGGACGCGATGGATCGCCGATCCCCCCGGCGCAGCGCGAACCGGTGCGGCCCGACCTGCACTACGACCTCGCGTCGATCACCAAGGTGTTCACGGCCATCACCGTGCTGTCGCTGGCCGACGAGGGCACGCTGGCCATGGACGAGCCGATCGCAACGCTGCTTCCCGCCTTCCGCACGAGCCCCGAACGGCGCCGGATCACCGCCCTGCACCTGCTGACCCACACCTCCGGCCTGCCGCCGGTGTGGCCAGGGTGGCAGGACGCCGGAATGCGCGCCCGGTCACGCGAGGCGATCCTGGCCGACATTATGGCCATGCCGCTGCGCTGGGCGCCCGGCGAGCGACTGGACTACTCCTGCGTCGGCTACATCACCGCCATGGCCCTGGCCGAACAGGCCACGGGACAGGGCTGGGAACAGCTGGTGACCACCAGGGTGCTGCGTCCGCTCGGCCTGGCGCACACAGGATTCAACCCGCTGCGCCACGGCGTCGATGTCGCCGACATCACGCCGACCGAGTTCCGCCCGGCCCTGGGACTGCGACCGGTAGGCAGCACTCACGCGCCCGACGCCGCCGGCGCGTCGCGCCCGGGCTCCGTGACCGATGACGTGGACCTGACCATGGTGCGCGGCACCGTGCACGATGAGACCGCCCAGGTGATCGGGGGAGTGAGCGGCAATGCAGGCATGTTCTCCACGCTGGCCGACCTGGCACGGCTGGCCGGTGCCCTGTCGTCAGGCCTGCCCGGCGTGCTGGGCCGGGAGTCGTTCGCCATGCTGTGGGGCGACCAATTGCCGCGCCTGCTGGGCGGGCATGCCGACGCCGAGGCCGCCCGCAACGGATACCGCCACGGGGCCGGCCTGTGCGTGGCCCAGACGCGCGCGGCCGGGCCCGATGCGCCGTGGCTGCGCAGCCACACCGGCTTCACCGGCACGAGCCTGGTGCTCAACCGCGCCGGCGATTACGCCATCCTGCTGTCCAACCGGGTGCATCCCACCCGTCAGGCCCCCGACCTGGCCCCGGTGCGCGTGGCCCTGACCCGGGCGGCGGGACTGGTTGAACCAGAAGAACAGGCCGAACCCGGGGGACAGGCCTGACCAACCGGATCGGCCGGGCCAGCAGCTTGGCCCAACCGTCGGCAGGCCGGGGATGCCGGGCGCGGCACCGATATCAGCACCGGCATCAGCGCCGGCATCAGCATCGGCGTCGGGGAAAGCTGAGCCGCGTCGACGCAGGTTTCGTGCGTCCCGGCCCGGAAAATCCCACGGAGTGACACAGATATTTCCACCCCTTGATACGCGTCGGGAAGGCCCGATTCGGGCCCCTTCCACGGTGCCCCGCATATTTTGGCGCGGGGCCGCAAAGTGTATGTTGGTAGTTGGTCGGACCAATTGATTTCGGACCCCAGAACCATGGAATCCCGGTTCGTACCGACCGGCGTGGCATACGAGCTCGAGCATCGACGAGGATTCGAGCGCACAAGGAGGCACAATGTCGTCCGCGACAACCGAGAAGGCAGTGGGAACCACTCGACTCATCGATCGAGTCGGAATGGCCCATGACGCATCGCACTATCTGCTCATCCCCGAGGTGGTCATCACGGCCACCGACACCGCCCAGGTGGCGAACACGATGGCCCAGGCCTATCGCGAGAACCGCACCGTGACCTTCCGCTCCGGTGGCACCAGCCTGTCGGGCCAGTCGCTGAGCGATTCGATCCTCCTGGACGTGCGCAAGAACTTCCGCAAGGTGGAGGTGCTCGACGGCGGCGCAAGGGTGCGCTGTCAGCCCGGCGCCACCATCCGCAACGTCAACGCACACCTGGCGCGCTATGGCTACAAGCTGGGTCCCGACCCGGCGTCCGAGATCGCCTGCACCATCGGCGGCGTCGTGGCCGACAACTCGTCGGGCATGGCCTGCGGCACCCAGTTCAACACCTACAACACCCTTGAGTCGATGGTGCTGGTGCTCCCCTCGGGCACCGTCATCGACACCGCACAGCCCGATGCCGACGCGAAGCTGCATCGCGCTGAGCCCGCCCTGTGGGAGGGCCTGTCGGAGCTGCGCGACCGCGTGCGCAAGAACCCCGAGTCGGTGGCCAAGATCACCCAGCAGTACGCCATGAAGAACACCATGGGCTACGGCATCAACTCCTTCACCGACCACGACGAGCCGGTGCACATCCTGGAGCACCTGATGATCGGCTCGGAGGGCACCCTGGGCTTCGTGGCCGAGGTCACCTTCCGCACCCTGCCGGTGCAGAAGCATGCCGCCACCGCGCTGCTCATCGTCCCCGAGCTGTCGGTGGCAACCGACGCCCTGGAAGACCTCGTGCGCAACGGCGCCCTGTGCCTGGAGCTGATGGACGCCGCCAGCCTGCGCGTCGTGCAGAAGTACCCCGAGGCATCGCCCGAGCTGGCCGCGCTCGACGTCAAGAAGGACGCCGGCCTGCTCATCGAGGCCGTCGCCGACGACGAGAAGGAACTCGACGACCGCATGGACGCGCTGAACAGCGTGCTCGGTGGCCTGCCGATCGCCAACCCGCCGCGCTTCACCAAGAACATCCCCGAGCGCAACAACCTGTGGCAGCTGCGCAAGGGCCTGTACACCTCGGTTGCCGGTGCGCGTCCGGCCGGCACCACCAACCTGCTCGAGGACATCGCCGTGCCGGTGGGTTCGCTCACCGCCACCAGCGCCGAACTGCAGGACATCTTCGCCAAGCACGGCTATGACGACGCGGTGATCTTCGGCCACGCCAAGGATGGCAACATCCACTTCATGGTCACCTCCGACTGGCGCAACCCGGTGGACGTCGAGAAGTACCGCGACTTCACCGAGGACATGGTCAACGCCGTGCTGCGCCACGAGGGCACCCTGAAGGCCGAGCACGGCACCGGCCGCGTGATGGCCCCCTTCGTCGAGCGCCAGTGGGGCGCCGAGCTCTATGACGTGATGAAGACGGTGCGTCGCCTGGGCGACCCGCACGGCGTGCTCAACCCGGGCACCCTGCTCACCGATGACCCCGAGGGTCATATGCACCACTTCAAGATGATGCCGCCGGTGGACGACTTCGTCGACCGCTGCGTGGAGTGCGGCTACTGCGAGCCCACCTGCCCGTCGGCCGACCTCACCCAGACCCCGCGTCGGCGCATCGCGCTGCTGCGCTCTGCCGAGGAACTGCCCCCCGAGCAGGCCAAGGAACTGCGCAAGGACTACGCCTACGAGGCCGTCGACACCTGCGCCGCCGACTCGCTGTGCCTGCTGGCCTGCCCGCTGCGCATCGACACCGGCGTGTTCATGAAGACCTTCCGCGCCGCACGCCACATGGCCATCTCGAAGACCGCCATGAACGCCGCCGCCAAGGAATGGGGCCCCATCGTCACCTTCCTGCGCGGTGCACTGAACGTGGTCGACGTGGTGCCCAGCCCGATCATGACCGGCGTCACGGTTGCCGCGCGCGCCGTGCTGCCCAAGGACGTCATCCCCAAGGTCGGCAACGACCTTCCCGGTGGCGGCCCGAAGCGTCCCGAACCCGAGTCGACCTCACAGGACGACTTCGTGTTCTTCCCCAGCTGCATGGGCTCGCTGTTCGAGCCCGCCAAGGGCGGCTACAAGGACGGCGCGGCCGGGGCCTTCGAGAAGCTGGTGGCCGCTGCCGGCCAGCGCGCCCGCATCCCGGAGAACATCTCGGGCCTGTGCTGCGGCACCGTGTGGGTGTCGAAGGGCTTCACCAAGGGCGCTGACACGATGGCCGAGCGCGTCTACGACTCCGTGTGGAAGGCCACCGACAATGGTCGCCTGCCCGTGGTCTGCGATGCCGCAAGCTGCACCCACGGCCTGCACACCACCGGCCAGCACCTCACCGGCCAGAAGGCGGAGAACTGGAAGAAGGTCGAGATCCTTGACACCACCACGTGGGTGGCGCGCAACCTGCTCGGCAAGCTGAAGTTCAGCCAGAACGCCGGCTCTGTGGTGATCCACCCGACCTGCTCGATGCGCCACCTGGACATCGTGAAGGACGTCGAGGCCTGCGCCCTGGCCGTCAGCGACGATGTGACGGTGCCGGTTGACGCCGGCTGCTGCGCCTTCGCCGGCGACCGCGGCCTGCTGCATCCCGAGCTCACCGCCTCGGCCACCAAGCGGGAGACCGCCGAGGTGACGCAGCGCACCTATGACGAGTATGTGTCGGGCAACCGCACCTGCGAGATGGGCATGACCCGGGCAACCGGTCACACCTACCACCACGTGCTCGAGATGCTGGCCCAGCACCTGGTCTGAGTGACCGGGCGCGGTCAGTAACACGACCGAACGACAGGAGGGCCCCCACCGATGATTCGGTGGGGGCCCTCCTGTGTCTCCCGCGGGGCCAGGGCCGGGTGGCGGTGCTGCCCGGTCCGGTCTTGGTGCGGGACGGGGCCGATGGGCCCCTGCGGGCGTCAGCCCTTCGCGATGGGTCCCAGCACGACGTTGGCCCATGCCGCGTGCAGGGATTCCTGGTCGGTGGGCTGGAAGAGGCCGGCCACCGCATCGCGGTAGAGGCGGGACAGCTCATTGGAGGTGTAGTAACTGCGTCCGCCCACCGAGCGCATCGCCTGGTCGACGGCATGCATCGTCGCCTCGACGCAGGCATTCTTCACCGCTGACAGCTGGGGCATCCACAGGGCGCCACGGTCGGCATCGTCGTCGAGGTCGCGCACGATGTCGCGCAGTTGGGCGGCCGAGCCGTTCATGGCGATCGCCGCGTCGGCAAGCCGCCAGCGGATGTCGGGATCATGGGCGTAGACGTCGTCATTCTTCACGCTGTGGCGGGTGGCCACCTGCTCGGCGGCCACCTCGATGGCGCGCTCGCCGATGCCCTGGTAGGTGGCGGCGATGAACGCCGAGAAGTGCGAGAAGATGCCGAAGACCACCGGATCGGCGTTCGGGCCGGGGGTGATGCGGGCGAGCACCTGGTCGGCGGGGGCGTGGGCTCCGTCGAGCACCGTCGTGTTCGACTGGGTGGCGCGCATGCCCAGGGTGTCCCAGTCGGGCTTCACATAGAAGCCGCCGTCGTCGCGGTGCAGGATCGCGAACACCGAATGGGGGCCGTCGTCGCCCGAGTCGTCGGTGCCGAAGGTGAGCAGGCGGGTCCAGGCCGGGGCCAGTGAGGTGAACACCTTGGTGCCGTGGAAGCTGAAGCCGCCCTCGCCGTCGGGCACGGCCTTGCTGATCGATCCGAACAGCACCAGGTCGTTGCCGGGCTCGCTGATGCCGAAGCCGAACAGTTCGCCGGCGGCGGCGTCGTGCAGCACCTGGCGTCCCTTGTCGTTGCCGTGGGCCACCAGGTAACGGGCCATGCCCACGATGATCTGGTGCATGTTGATGGCCAGTGCGGTGGCCGGCGCGGCCTTGGCCAGCGCGGTCTGTTCGGCGCAGATGCGCTCGACACTCAGCCCGGCGCCGTTGAACTCCTTTGGCACGAACGCCGACAGATAGCCGGCGGTGCGCAGGTCGTTCAGGTCGTCCTCGGGAAAGCTGTTGTCGCGGTCGTGACGGGCCGCCCGCTTGTGGATTGCTGCCAGCAACTCGGCGCTGAGAAAGCTCATGGGCATCTCCTCGTGATGGTGGGCTGCGCGTGGGTGCAGCTCCTTGCCGCCCACCCTAATCTCGCGCCGGCCACGGGGGTCCTCGCCGTGGGGGCTGCGGAGGTGGCCGGCCCGGGCCGGGGAAGCCGCACGATGGGTGGGAGAAATCCCATCGAATATCCTCCCGGCAGAAACAAATGCCCAGAATGTCGGATAACGCGGGTTAAGTTATCGCGAACATCGACCATCTCGAGAATATCTTTCGGAATGTCCGGCGGTGAAACCCCTTGTCGCGGTAACTTCCGTAGGCGATGGAGGCTGCCCCTGGCCCGAGCCGGGCACAGCTGACAGTGAAATCCCCACCGGCGTGGATGGGTTCGCGTCGGAACCCCACAGGAGGAATCGCATGCGACGTCGCACCACGATTGCAGCCCTCGCTGCTGTCTTGAGTTTCAGTCCCCTGGCCGCCCAGGCCGCACCCGCCAGTGCCGACGGGGGCACCAGTTCCACCCCACGCAGCGTGGCGACATCGACGTCGTCCGCTGGCGTGGACCCGGCGTCGGCATGTGGCGACCTGGTGCAGCTGGCGCCGGTGCTGAGTTCCGACCACACGCCCGACGGCAAGCAGATCACGCCGAAGCCCACTGCCGACGGCCGCCGCGTGCCGGTGATCATCGTGCACGGCTGGGTGTCCTATGACACCCACAGCGATGCGCGCGACCACCTGTTCTCGCAATATGTCGATCGCACCGCCGACCCGGCAGGGGGCACCGGCTACCTGTTGGCCCAGTCGCAGTACCGCTCATCGCTGATCGGCATGTTGCAGCAGGTGCCCGGCGCCGAGGTGTACACCTTCGACTACTCGCAGGTGGGATCGCGATGGGTCACCGACCCGCAGATCGGCCCGAAGCTGTCGCAGGCCATCGAATGCCTGTCCGACTCCTACCAGCAGAAGCCGGTGCTGGTCACCCATTCGATGGGCGGGCTCGTGGCGCGTCAGGCCTTGTCAAACAATGATTCGAAGGGCCGTCCGATCTCCGGGCGGGTGAGCAATGTGCTCGCCGTGGGCGCGCCCAACAATGGCTCCGACTCGGCGCAGATGATCGCCAGTGCGCTGACCATCGGCTCCGAGATCCCGCTGGCCGGGCTGCCGATCCGCATGCTGTGGGACTACATCGGCCAGTGCTCCGAGCAGATGGACGCCACCAACACCACCTGCACCGGCATCCGTGCCGTCGACGCCTTCCGCTCGTCGGGCGGGGAGGCCCTGCGCACCGGCTCGGCCCAGTTGGCGCAGTTGCCCTGGTGGCCCGACAACGTGAAGGTCACCGCCTATGTGGGCGACATCCAGATGGGCGGCATCAGCCTGTTCGGGCTCAACTCGCCGCGGCTGCTCGACCTGGGCGACCTGCTCGTGTCCGTCGACTCGGCCAAGGCCGGCTCACAGCGCAGCCGCCAGGTGAACTGCGAATACGGCATCATCTCCACCAAGTCGGCCGAGACCGGCCTGGTGCGCCTCATGCTGGCGGGGCAGGGCAACAGCGTCGAGCAACCCGCCGACCTCCTGTCGAGCCCCTGCTTCCACGAGGCGATGCTGCACGAGACCACCATCACCGGTGACCTGCAGCGTGACCTCACCGAGGTGCTGGGCGCCAATACCGCCTGGCATGATCCGGCCACCGCCGGCGAGCAGTCAGCCGGCGCAACCACCGTGTCGGCAGTGAGGGAATCCCGGTGACCAAGCCCTGGTCACGAGTGGTCGTGGCCGTGCTGGCCCTGCTGCTCGTGGCCGGGCTGGTGGCCGCCGGGGTCACCGGCCTGTTCGGTGGCCGTGCCCGCAGTGGCAGCACGCCCGGCCCGCAGGCATCGCCGGCGACGATGGCGTCGGGGACCGCAACGAGCCCGGCGGCTGCCGTGGGCTCGTCCTCGGCACCGCCCGCTGACCCGGCCGATGTCGCGGCCGGCACCCAGGTGCTGACCAGCTTCCCGAGCGAACCGTCGAAGTACCTTGCCGAGCAGGCACGCGACTACTTCAACGTCGACCCTGCCGCGGTGCTGGCGCCCGGCACGACGATTGCCGTCGACTCGTCGTCGTGGACGCCCCTGGACCAGGCCGGTGCGATGGTGCGCATTGAGGTCACCGTGCCCGGTGCCGCGCCGACCCCCTACACCGCGGTGATGGTGAAGGAGGCCGACGGCACCTGGAAGGTGATGGGCACCGTCGCGGCGCAGTAGCTGCAGCGCCCCTGAAGGCAGGCCTCAGTCGTCAACCGTGGTGGTCAGGGTCGAGCTGCCGTCGGGCAGCTTGCGCACGCTGATGCGTTCGGCGATGCGCTGCTTCATCTCGGTGACGTGGCTCACCACGCCGACATTGCGCCCACCGGCGCGCAGCTTCTCGAGTTGGCCCATCACCATGTCGAGGGATTCGGGGTCCAGGGAGCCGAATCCCTCGTCGACGAACAGGCTGTCCAGGGAGATGCCGCCGGCCTCGGCGGTGACGGTGTCGGACAGGCCCAGCGCCATGGCCAGGGATGCCAGGAAGGTCTCGCCGCCGGACAGCGTCTGCGTCTCGCGCGCCGTGTCCACCGGCAAGTGGTCGATCACCACCAGGCCCAACCCGAGCTTGCGCGAACGTCCCTCCTTCTCGTCGGTGCGCTGCAGGCTGTAGCGGCCGTGGGTCATCGACTCGAGCCGGTCGTTGGCCTGGTCGATCACCTGCTCGAAGCGACGCAGCAGCACATAGGTGGGCAGGGTGACCTTGCGCAGGTTGCGGTCGCCCGCCGTGGCCAGTTCGGCCATCCGCACCACGGGGGCGGCCTCGGGCGCCATCCGCGTCAACGCAAGGCTGGCGGCTTCCAACTCCTCGGCGGCCTGTCGCGACTGGGCCAGGTGCGCCGTGGCGCGGCCCAACGCCAACTCGGCGGCTTCCTGGGCCTGCTCGGCGTCGGCCAGCTTGGTGTCCAGTGACTCGAGGTCGGGGACGGGCGACGCGACGGCGGCCACGAGTTCGGCACGCTCCAGCTGTGCTGCGATGCGGGCCCGGCGCGTGTCGAAGTCGGTGATCGACTGGCGCAGCGCCGCGATCTGCTCGGCGTCGAGCATGGCGGCGCCGGCCTCGTCAGAGGTGGCGAAGCCGGCATCGGCCAGGGCCTGGTCGGCCTCCTTGCGCCGTGCGACGCCTTCCCGGCGGGCCGCGGCAAGCGCCTGCAACGCGTCGACGATGCGGGTGGCCGCGTCGAGCCGTCGTGCGACGTGCGCCAGCCGCCCGGCGATGTCCGGATAGTCCTCGCGGTGCCGGTCGATCTGGTGGTGGTCATCGTCCAGCTGCGTGGTGGCCGTCGCGATGGCGCCCTTGAGGCCGGACGCGCTGGCCTGCAGCTCGGCGAGCGTGGACCGGGTGGTGGTCACCTGCCGGTCGGCGTCGGCGATCCTCGCGGTGAGCTCCACCCGCTGGGCTGCCGCGGCACTGGCACCGGCCAGTTCCGCGTCGGCCCGATCGAGGTCCGCCCGGGCCTGTGCCACGTCCTTCCCGCCGGCGGCCTTCTGGTGGTCGACGCGGTGCTGTGCGGCGACGTCGCACTGCATGGCTGCCCGGGCCCGGGCATCGGCCAGTGAGCGGGCCTGCTGGGCCAGGCGCTCCACGTCATCGCGCGTCGCCGCACCCTGAGCCGGCGTTGCCGGGTGGGGATGGCTGGTGGCGCCACAGACCGGGCACTCATCGCCGTCGACCAGCTCGCCTGCCAGGGTGCCGGCCAGCCCGTCGAGCCAGCCGGCCCGGGCCGTGCGGTATTCCCGTTCGGCCAGGTCTGCCGCGTCGATTGCCTCCTGCTCCGCGGCGCGCAGTGCAACCAATTGGGACGCATCCTGCTCGGCGGCCTGCGCAGCCTCGAGCGTCCGGGTGGCCGCTTGCTGCGCCAGGGAGGCGCCGGTGAGCGCATCGTCGGTGGGGGGAAGTTGGCCGTGGCGTTGTGAGAGCTCGTCGCGGCCTGCGATCAACTCCGCGAGCTCCTGCTGCGTCGTGGCAACCCGGGTGGCGATCTCGGCCAGCCGTGCATTGTCGGCGTCGAGGCGGGCGTGGCGGGCAGGTAGTCCTGCCTCGAGTTGGGCCAGCTGGCCCAACTGTCCGCGGGTGGTGCCCAGGCGGGTGATCTCATCGCGCAGGGTGGAGAGCGCGGCGTCATCGGACCCATCCGGCGACCCGAGGTTCCCCACCGCGTGCGGGCGCACCTGCTCCAGCAGCACACCGTCGTCGGTGGCAGCGATCTCAGCGGCCACCACCTCCCACTCGGTGGTGGCGGTGGACAGCGCCGCGGCCGCGCGGCGGGCTGCGGCGAGCGGGCGGGCGCTTCCGGCGGCCCGCGTCGCGGCGTCCAGGCGCACCCGGTCTGCGGCTATCTGGTCACCGCGGGCCTCCAGCTCCTGGCGTTGCACAACCAGGGCGTCATGTTCGGCCTTCAGGGCGATGATGCGCTGCGCTGCATCGCGCGCGGCGCGGGCCCCGCCGAGCCGTTCCCGCGCGCCGGCGACCGCCTGTGTGCGCTGCTCGGTGTCGGCCTGCAGCTCCCGCAGCCGTGTGTGGGCCGCAGCGACCAGCGGAGCGGTGTCATCGTCGTCGAGCAGGGCGAGGAAGGCCTCGCGGGGTGTGGGGCCCGGCACCGGGACGTCCTGGTGCCCTGCGGGCGTCTCGTCGGCCGGTACCGGTGTCGCCTCGGACGCGGGGGACCCGTCGGGCGTGGGCGCCTCATCGGGCCATGCGGAATGGGCGAAGCGCTCGGCGAGCGACCTGATCTGGGTGCGGGCCTGATCGGCGCGGGCCTTGTAGTCCGCGGCCATCGCGGTCAGTTCCTGCTGGGCGCGCTCGAACAGCTCGGTGCCGAAGATCTGTTGCAGCAGGCCCCGGCGTTCCTCGGGCTTGGAGCGCAGGAAGTTGGCGAAATGGCCCTGCGGCAGCACGACCGTCTGGGTGAACTGGTCGCGGCTCAATCCGATGGCA
The window above is part of the Propionibacterium freudenreichii subsp. freudenreichii genome. Proteins encoded here:
- a CDS encoding AAA family ATPase; the protein is MQILRLELSGIGPYAGTEHVDFSRLGADGLFLLEGATGSGKTTIIDAIVFALYGQVAADDSSGDRMVSTHRKAASEPYVDLVVDTSRGLYRVRRTPQFTRPKKRGEGLTSVNATIRLWKLADPDDQDGEPISANIQDANKELQAAIGLSRDQFTQTVVLPQGHFANFLRSKPEERRGLLQQIFGTELFERAQQELTAMAADYKARADQARTQIRSLAERFAHSAWPDEAPTPDGSPASEATPVPADETPAGHQDVPVPGPTPREAFLALLDDDDTAPLVAAAHTRLRELQADTEQRTQAVAGARERLGGARAARDAAQRIIALKAEHDALVVQRQELEARGDQIAADRVRLDAATRAAGSARPLAAARRAAAALSTATTEWEVVAAEIAATDDGVLLEQVRPHAVGNLGSPDGSDDAALSTLRDEITRLGTTRGQLGQLAQLEAGLPARHARLDADNARLAEIATRVATTQQELAELIAGRDELSQRHGQLPPTDDALTGASLAQQAATRTLEAAQAAEQDASQLVALRAAEQEAIDAADLAEREYRTARAGWLDGLAGTLAGELVDGDECPVCGATSHPHPATPAQGAATRDDVERLAQQARSLADARARAAMQCDVAAQHRVDHQKAAGGKDVAQARADLDRADAELAGASAAAAQRVELTARIADADRQVTTTRSTLAELQASASGLKGAIATATTQLDDDHHQIDRHREDYPDIAGRLAHVARRLDAATRIVDALQALAAARREGVARRKEADQALADAGFATSDEAGAAMLDAEQIAALRQSITDFDTRRARIAAQLERAELVAAVASPVPDLESLDTKLADAEQAQEAAELALGRATAHLAQSRQAAEELEAASLALTRMAPEAAPVVRMAELATAGDRNLRKVTLPTYVLLRRFEQVIDQANDRLESMTHGRYSLQRTDEKEGRSRKLGLGLVVIDHLPVDTARETQTLSGGETFLASLAMALGLSDTVTAEAGGISLDSLFVDEGFGSLDPESLDMVMGQLEKLRAGGRNVGVVSHVTEMKQRIAERISVRKLPDGSSTLTTTVDD